A region from the Pseudomonadota bacterium genome encodes:
- a CDS encoding FecR domain-containing protein, with translation MTRGTSEQSDAQIRAAAFEWRALFDAELVTAAQRREFEQWLAHDPAHAKAYEYASQAWHEFGQLRREDLSPALRLATPGASGPASPDLAEGAARRSRRHLPVIAWATAAAAVVAVGLATIPFSQRNDALAPRASAPVVERYESPRGHARTIVLPDESELTLASATQIEAVLRPDAREVRLISGAAVFDVAPDAARPFTVKAGALEARAVGTVFEVRNNGGVYRVAVREGQVEARFPYILNEQPTSLARQASLGPGEHVAATAAAGLGAVEPFPPHHFAAWELGRLVYVGATLAEIVADANRYSPTPITLAPEVTRLPSSRVTVSFAADDVEQMLSTLMDIFPVALTDSPDGRVFIPQ, from the coding sequence ATGACACGGGGGACGTCTGAGCAGAGCGACGCGCAAATCCGCGCGGCGGCGTTCGAATGGCGAGCGTTGTTCGATGCCGAGTTGGTCACGGCGGCCCAGCGGCGTGAGTTCGAGCAATGGCTGGCGCACGATCCGGCGCATGCGAAGGCTTACGAATACGCTAGTCAGGCATGGCATGAATTCGGTCAGCTACGACGCGAAGATCTGTCGCCGGCGCTGCGCCTTGCCACGCCCGGGGCATCCGGTCCTGCCTCACCTGACCTCGCCGAAGGGGCTGCCCGGCGGAGCCGTCGCCATCTGCCGGTGATCGCCTGGGCGACGGCGGCCGCCGCGGTGGTCGCTGTCGGTCTCGCCACAATCCCGTTCAGCCAGCGCAACGACGCGCTAGCACCCAGGGCATCCGCGCCGGTGGTCGAACGGTATGAATCGCCTCGCGGCCACGCACGCACCATCGTGCTCCCAGACGAGAGCGAGCTCACCTTGGCGTCGGCAACCCAGATCGAGGCGGTCTTGCGGCCCGATGCACGCGAAGTGCGGCTGATATCCGGGGCCGCCGTGTTCGATGTCGCCCCGGATGCCGCCCGGCCGTTCACTGTCAAGGCTGGGGCCCTGGAAGCGCGAGCCGTCGGCACGGTGTTCGAGGTGCGGAACAACGGCGGTGTGTACCGCGTCGCCGTCCGGGAGGGGCAGGTGGAAGCACGGTTCCCCTACATCCTCAACGAGCAGCCGACGTCACTCGCCCGACAGGCATCCCTAGGGCCAGGCGAGCACGTTGCCGCCACCGCCGCGGCCGGGCTCGGCGCTGTTGAGCCATTCCCGCCACACCACTTTGCCGCGTGGGAGCTTGGCAGGTTGGTTTACGTAGGCGCCACGCTGGCGGAAATCGTCGCCGACGCAAACCGCTATTCCCCCACGCCGATCACCTTGGCGCCGGAGGTGACACGCCTCCCTTCTAGTCGCGTCACCGTGTCCTTCGCCGCCGACGACGTCGAGCAGATGCTGAGCACACTGATGGACATCTTTCCCGTCGCGCTCACCGACTCACCTGACGGTCGCGTCTTCATCCCGCAGTAA
- a CDS encoding TonB-dependent receptor produces MARTNQLLRGAFLRAMVAMAAVACLSTASAQPTAGTQASALQVDIAAGPLASAVLEISRRYEINLVVSDALLKGKSAPAITGALSADQALDRALAGSGLTVRQNASGAFVIARAERSSTTARPASSSGQTDVQETLVVTGTRIERTASNAPSPVDIVTAEELTRLGLTDNTEALRFVPALQQSLSLTANNTISFGNFLDTGLASLDLRGLGPERTLVLVNGRRHVAGSPGTAIVDVGTIPAALLDRVEVLTGGGSSIYGADAVTGVVNYVLKDDFEGLAFSSNYGLPTQGSDGEAVFASLTLGGNFAKDRGNAVVSIEYNRQDNLPVADRDFLANRSGIASNNAALSEFLGVNPDFANVLIPDIRDAAVARDSNLALSLTGNTFDAIVAGGGTFGGFPAYQLFDRTTGELRAFDLGIQDASLFRFQGGDGVTVFNPNADGIPQTERVIVNALADYDIRPGVNAYVEAKYARSDITARGSFGVTSFNLPIGRDNAFLPDSLAAQFDDLATQGLDPSLVVNFSLGDPALVEPGEIDRETVRLVGGVRGDVSSGFAYDLSVNYGRTTTSATTNDEILLDRFFAAIDAVVDPATGNIVCRSTLDPEAPLTLAEEPFPINPGATTFDPASGACVPTNIFAPLTPEQAAFFGTSLTSNFEIDQLVVNATITGNSEDLFTLPAGAIGYAAGLEYRDESSRFEPDALELAGFGEFAAFGDIPEIVAGGFDVIEGFAEISVPVLSGQPLAQRLDLDASVRLADYSTVGSATSFAFGGIWQPVADLRVRASYNRAIRAPNIAELFSPQAADFAFVVGNQDPCFADNLDDGSEFRAGNCAQLTPQDFDPGLFATSPLTTGGNPDLDEERADTFTVGFVVTPTVAPGLTLIADYYDISIDNAIQLNPNRFAVINNCVDAPTIDNAACAAVPRDPVTGVIQSVQSTALNLSASSTRGIDYQFSYLFGLNRAPEAGLGTFRVDLAGNYLIEREETGFEGIPASFDVLRGEVGRLGTPAFPRHFLNASLSWSKGPWSADYGFTYQSSTTFGFFGIGAEEIDADPLLINVAETGDAFVHSVGGAYDVSEGLRLFVRVNNLTDREPFAVGGPNQRVRPTSFLGRTVQFGVQGRL; encoded by the coding sequence TTGGCACGGACCAATCAACTTCTTCGCGGTGCGTTTTTGCGCGCGATGGTGGCTATGGCGGCGGTAGCCTGCCTGTCCACGGCTTCGGCACAACCCACGGCGGGCACGCAAGCTAGCGCCCTGCAAGTCGACATCGCCGCTGGGCCCCTGGCGAGCGCCGTGTTGGAGATATCGCGACGCTACGAGATCAACCTGGTGGTCTCCGACGCGCTCCTCAAGGGCAAGTCCGCGCCGGCAATCACTGGGGCACTCAGTGCCGACCAGGCCCTGGATCGGGCCCTGGCCGGGTCTGGCCTCACCGTCAGGCAGAATGCCAGTGGCGCCTTCGTGATCGCTCGCGCCGAGCGATCATCCACCACGGCCCGGCCCGCAAGCTCAAGCGGCCAGACGGATGTGCAGGAGACGCTCGTGGTCACGGGCACGCGGATCGAGCGCACCGCGAGCAATGCGCCGTCACCGGTGGACATCGTCACCGCCGAGGAGCTCACCCGCCTCGGCCTCACGGACAACACGGAGGCCCTGCGGTTCGTGCCTGCCCTCCAGCAGTCCTTGAGCCTCACGGCTAACAACACCATAAGCTTCGGGAACTTCCTTGACACGGGTCTCGCCAGCCTGGACCTGAGGGGCCTCGGCCCGGAGCGCACGCTGGTGCTCGTCAACGGCCGTCGGCACGTCGCCGGCTCCCCAGGCACGGCCATCGTCGACGTTGGGACGATTCCGGCCGCGTTGCTCGACCGGGTCGAGGTGCTGACGGGTGGCGGCTCATCCATCTACGGGGCGGATGCCGTTACGGGCGTGGTCAACTACGTGCTGAAAGACGACTTCGAAGGCCTCGCGTTCTCCTCCAACTACGGCCTCCCCACGCAGGGGAGCGACGGGGAGGCGGTGTTCGCGTCGCTCACCCTCGGCGGCAACTTCGCCAAGGATCGAGGCAACGCGGTGGTGAGCATCGAGTACAACCGCCAGGACAACCTGCCCGTAGCGGACCGAGACTTTCTGGCCAACCGTTCGGGCATCGCCTCCAACAACGCGGCGCTGTCCGAGTTCCTCGGCGTCAACCCCGACTTTGCCAACGTCCTCATTCCAGACATTCGCGACGCCGCCGTGGCGCGAGACTCCAATCTGGCCCTAAGCCTCACGGGAAACACCTTCGACGCCATCGTCGCCGGCGGCGGCACCTTCGGCGGCTTCCCTGCTTACCAGCTGTTCGATCGCACCACGGGTGAGCTGCGCGCCTTCGACCTCGGCATTCAGGACGCCTCGCTGTTTCGCTTCCAGGGCGGCGATGGCGTCACGGTCTTCAACCCTAACGCCGACGGTATCCCGCAGACCGAACGGGTCATCGTCAACGCCCTAGCTGACTACGACATTCGCCCTGGCGTGAACGCCTATGTCGAAGCCAAGTACGCACGCTCGGATATCACCGCCAGGGGCAGCTTCGGGGTGACCTCCTTCAATCTACCCATCGGCCGCGACAACGCCTTCCTGCCCGACAGTCTCGCCGCCCAATTCGATGATCTGGCGACCCAAGGCCTCGACCCGTCCCTGGTGGTCAACTTCTCCCTAGGCGACCCCGCGCTCGTCGAGCCCGGCGAAATCGACCGCGAGACCGTGCGCCTGGTCGGCGGCGTACGGGGCGATGTGTCCAGCGGATTCGCTTACGACCTCTCCGTCAACTACGGCCGCACCACGACGTCCGCCACCACCAATGATGAGATCCTGCTGGACCGGTTCTTCGCTGCCATCGACGCCGTTGTCGATCCGGCGACGGGGAACATCGTGTGCCGATCGACGCTGGATCCGGAAGCGCCCTTGACCCTCGCTGAGGAGCCTTTCCCCATCAACCCCGGGGCGACGACCTTCGATCCCGCGAGCGGCGCCTGCGTGCCTACCAACATCTTTGCACCGCTAACGCCTGAGCAAGCGGCCTTCTTTGGCACATCGCTCACCTCGAACTTCGAAATCGACCAGCTCGTCGTCAATGCCACCATCACCGGCAACAGCGAAGACCTCTTTACGCTTCCCGCCGGCGCCATCGGCTACGCCGCGGGCCTCGAGTACCGCGATGAGAGCAGCCGCTTCGAACCCGATGCGCTGGAACTGGCGGGCTTTGGCGAGTTTGCCGCGTTCGGCGACATTCCCGAGATCGTGGCCGGGGGCTTCGACGTCATCGAAGGGTTTGCCGAGATCAGTGTGCCGGTGCTTTCCGGTCAGCCCCTCGCGCAGCGCCTGGACCTCGATGCCTCGGTGCGCCTAGCCGACTACAGCACCGTGGGAAGCGCCACCTCCTTCGCCTTCGGCGGCATCTGGCAACCTGTCGCCGACCTTCGCGTGAGAGCCTCCTACAACCGGGCGATCAGAGCACCCAACATCGCTGAGCTCTTCTCACCTCAGGCGGCCGACTTCGCGTTCGTCGTCGGCAACCAAGATCCCTGCTTCGCCGACAACTTGGACGACGGCAGTGAGTTCCGCGCGGGCAACTGTGCTCAGCTCACGCCGCAGGACTTCGATCCAGGGCTCTTCGCCACCTCGCCGCTGACCACGGGCGGCAATCCAGACCTCGACGAGGAGCGAGCGGATACCTTTACCGTGGGGTTTGTGGTCACGCCAACGGTCGCGCCCGGGCTCACGCTCATTGCTGATTACTACGACATCAGCATCGACAATGCGATTCAGCTGAACCCCAACCGCTTCGCCGTCATCAACAACTGCGTCGACGCGCCGACGATCGACAACGCCGCCTGCGCAGCCGTGCCCAGGGATCCCGTGACCGGCGTCATCCAGTCCGTGCAGTCCACGGCGCTCAATCTTTCCGCCTCGAGCACCCGCGGGATCGACTATCAGTTCAGCTACCTCTTCGGCCTTAACCGTGCACCGGAAGCGGGCCTTGGCACGTTCCGGGTGGATCTCGCCGGCAACTACCTCATCGAACGGGAGGAGACCGGCTTCGAGGGGATTCCAGCATCCTTCGACGTGTTGCGCGGCGAAGTGGGTCGCCTGGGCACGCCGGCGTTTCCGAGGCACTTCTTGAACGCCTCCCTGAGCTGGAGCAAGGGCCCTTGGAGCGCCGACTACGGCTTCACCTACCAATCGAGCACCACCTTCGGCTTCTTCGGCATCGGGGCAGAGGAGATAGATGCAGATCCCCTGCTGATCAACGTGGCGGAGACGGGCGATGCGTTCGTCCACTCTGTCGGCGGCGCGTACGACGTGAGCGAGGGATTGCGGTTGTTCGTGCGAGTCAACAACCTGACTGACCGGGAGCCCTTCGCGGTTGGGGGGCCGAACCAACGAGTGCGCCCCACCTCGTTCCTTGGACGCACTGTGCAGTTCGGCGTGCAAGGACGTCTCTAA
- a CDS encoding PaaI family thioesterase, translating into MTPDAINAAVSAEWPHARTSCIEVSDRHATAMLRPGDGALRPGGYVSGPTQFAAADAALWYLVFGAIDRIELLALTSELSIRFLRPAVGGELYATASLDGRSRRSVVGTVKVWTDDNIDAPCATAQGTYILPSPSAR; encoded by the coding sequence ATGACACCGGATGCAATCAACGCCGCCGTCAGCGCGGAGTGGCCGCACGCGCGCACCTCATGTATCGAGGTGAGCGACAGGCACGCCACGGCCATGCTGCGCCCAGGCGATGGGGCGCTGCGCCCGGGGGGTTACGTGTCCGGGCCGACGCAGTTTGCCGCGGCGGACGCCGCGCTGTGGTATCTCGTGTTCGGGGCGATCGATCGCATCGAACTGCTCGCGCTCACCTCAGAGCTGTCGATCCGCTTCCTGCGACCCGCCGTCGGGGGCGAGTTGTACGCTACAGCGAGCCTCGACGGCCGCAGCCGCCGCAGTGTCGTCGGCACGGTCAAGGTCTGGACCGACGACAACATCGACGCGCCCTGTGCGACCGCCCAGGGCACCTACATCCTGCCCAGTCCCTCAGCGCGCTGA
- a CDS encoding PQQ-binding-like beta-propeller repeat protein, whose product MRRTTSLRAREGTLTIHARQGASMGDRRDPTAVDFGRRGRVGIVAFLLAWSLILPAVADDFVVRDDIVSDPNVDLLDPEFDSEEGLVVWQDLTGQMWLAQVDLVSGDLLPQDGRGELLDTGLAPIGFTGNGPEFGYGLEGPVIGYTRLIGLTRWLATATRDAQGTWRPRLQTNGADRYRPEGTPVENLGLNPARLVYVRNDETLGFVSSWRDLAGQEVEGTSTTGQGGRWLGRDFRFTAFQEVDGINQIVEVDAATGATRSVSTSPGLKGGAFNWYPPEFGGDLGVVGLIDFEALGVWRERAGEWELVSTFTVPSEKPFLSSPEAFVVNGRSYITLVAADVLAELFPGQPVGPSEIWITGLDPGQGFYRRIDDPLTVEQKSEPEPFVLTSEAVVYYTEKPEDSGIRLLRRAATGLEAQLQYGDLAYGGDWANGLRGPRNCACAPFDIPDTHLEVFTEDPGGIVPYRHATGADGNTYTPVQSLAGGTAFAALDALGAEAFRIDDATLGQQIAETSPLVDANGDIYIAAESAVTKLDAQGNVLWQTPTAGLARAPAFAPDGNLLLFTWNGWGYVIAPRTGDVLLERRLVQREVGETFSCVALDQPNLCIYLTAPVVNGKANRIYVTQNLGGGSSVLQAWRYIPAAGDGTAPALRRAWLGASPVIAGPASAPVASADGTRLYVQDGAGTLHAFAANDGTALWDFALGFSAADPPTVSAGGFLMPGGTGTSAPGYNRVSILEDLGDSAAWRLRLNDYAPASASAVGNDDRFVLAARRRATGELTLLSVDPGGQVRVSPWGEGAQTPAGLGSINLTANGGVTVTVAGSAPRLKRFTAGAPSPLDAPR is encoded by the coding sequence ATGCGCCGCACCACGTCACTCCGCGCTCGCGAGGGCACGCTCACCATTCACGCTCGACAAGGCGCCTCAATGGGCGATCGCCGCGACCCGACGGCAGTCGATTTCGGCCGACGCGGGCGGGTGGGCATCGTCGCCTTCCTGCTCGCCTGGTCACTGATACTGCCCGCCGTCGCCGATGACTTTGTCGTGCGCGACGACATCGTGTCGGACCCCAACGTCGACCTCCTCGATCCCGAATTCGACAGCGAGGAAGGGCTCGTGGTGTGGCAGGACCTCACGGGGCAGATGTGGCTTGCGCAGGTCGACCTAGTCTCCGGCGACCTGCTGCCTCAAGATGGCCGCGGGGAGCTGCTCGACACGGGGCTGGCGCCGATCGGCTTCACGGGCAACGGCCCCGAGTTCGGCTACGGTCTCGAAGGCCCTGTCATCGGCTACACGCGGCTCATCGGCCTCACGCGCTGGCTCGCCACGGCGACCCGCGACGCCCAGGGCACCTGGCGCCCACGCCTGCAGACGAACGGCGCCGATCGCTACCGCCCCGAGGGCACCCCCGTGGAGAACCTCGGGCTGAATCCGGCGCGACTGGTGTACGTGCGCAACGACGAGACCCTCGGCTTCGTCTCTAGCTGGCGTGACTTGGCGGGTCAGGAGGTAGAAGGCACATCGACGACGGGGCAAGGCGGGCGCTGGCTCGGCCGTGATTTCCGCTTCACGGCCTTCCAGGAGGTCGACGGCATCAATCAGATCGTCGAAGTGGACGCCGCCACCGGCGCCACCCGCTCGGTCTCCACCAGCCCCGGCTTGAAGGGCGGCGCCTTCAACTGGTACCCGCCGGAGTTCGGCGGTGACCTTGGTGTTGTCGGGCTCATCGACTTCGAGGCCCTCGGCGTGTGGCGTGAGCGCGCCGGGGAATGGGAGCTAGTGAGCACGTTTACCGTGCCCAGCGAGAAACCCTTCTTGAGCTCTCCCGAGGCCTTCGTAGTCAACGGGCGTTCGTACATTACCCTCGTGGCGGCCGATGTGCTGGCGGAGCTCTTTCCCGGGCAGCCGGTGGGGCCGTCGGAGATTTGGATCACCGGGCTGGATCCTGGCCAGGGCTTCTACCGTCGTATCGACGATCCCCTCACGGTGGAACAGAAGTCTGAGCCGGAACCTTTCGTGCTCACCTCCGAAGCGGTCGTCTACTACACGGAGAAGCCCGAGGATTCGGGGATTCGTCTCCTGCGCCGCGCCGCCACGGGCCTGGAAGCGCAGCTGCAGTACGGCGATCTCGCCTATGGTGGCGATTGGGCCAACGGCTTGCGCGGACCGCGAAACTGCGCCTGCGCGCCCTTCGATATCCCGGATACGCACTTGGAGGTCTTCACCGAAGATCCTGGCGGCATCGTGCCCTACCGCCACGCCACGGGGGCAGACGGCAACACCTATACGCCCGTGCAGAGCCTTGCAGGCGGTACCGCGTTCGCGGCTCTCGATGCGCTCGGCGCCGAGGCGTTCCGCATCGATGACGCCACGCTCGGCCAGCAGATCGCTGAGACGAGCCCCCTGGTGGACGCGAACGGCGACATCTACATCGCCGCAGAGTCAGCGGTGACGAAACTCGATGCCCAGGGCAACGTGCTGTGGCAAACGCCCACGGCCGGGCTAGCCCGGGCGCCTGCGTTCGCACCCGATGGCAACTTACTGCTCTTCACCTGGAACGGCTGGGGCTACGTGATCGCCCCGCGCACGGGCGACGTGCTGCTCGAACGGCGACTGGTCCAGCGCGAAGTCGGCGAGACCTTCAGCTGCGTCGCCCTCGATCAACCTAATCTCTGTATCTACCTCACGGCGCCCGTGGTGAACGGCAAGGCCAACCGAATCTACGTGACGCAGAACCTCGGCGGCGGCAGCAGCGTGCTGCAGGCCTGGCGCTACATCCCCGCAGCGGGCGACGGCACCGCGCCAGCGCTGCGACGCGCGTGGCTCGGCGCCAGCCCGGTTATCGCAGGCCCCGCGAGCGCACCCGTGGCGAGCGCCGACGGCACCCGCCTCTACGTGCAGGACGGCGCCGGCACCTTGCATGCCTTCGCCGCCAACGACGGCACGGCGCTGTGGGACTTCGCCCTCGGTTTCAGCGCCGCCGATCCGCCCACCGTGAGCGCCGGAGGATTCCTCATGCCCGGAGGCACGGGCACCTCCGCGCCTGGCTACAACCGCGTCTCCATCCTCGAGGACCTCGGCGACAGCGCCGCCTGGCGCCTGCGCCTGAACGACTACGCGCCGGCCTCCGCCTCGGCGGTGGGCAACGATGACCGCTTCGTCCTGGCCGCCCGGCGTCGAGCCACCGGCGAGTTGACGCTGCTTTCGGTCGACCCCGGCGGCCAGGTGCGGGTGAGCCCCTGGGGCGAGGGGGCGCAAACGCCAGCGGGCCTCGGCTCCATCAATCTGACGGCAAACGGCGGGGTCACCGTCACGGTGGCTGGGTCCGCACCGCGCTTGAAGCGATTTACCGCGGGTGCCCCCTCACCTCTAGACGCGCCACGGTGA
- a CDS encoding PEP-CTERM sorting domain-containing protein, with protein MLRKLTLAGRLSGWAAVLLAAGLFIAQPDSAYAAIIDVNPGNVGDSVISPSYDVTDELIDAIGQPVGGQSFDVDFMFTDDKTLTSGGQAGFTWSLVLTYSDLGPEVPPDALVSLLDGDGNSIANGVGNTFLPGGNAVTYSGAFNFGQSTFSGVSFSFVATDFGGAPPLLDARFSASADLPFAIGQRQIGVPEPSSAALFGLGLMGILGGVASRRRAVRTARPR; from the coding sequence ATGCTAAGAAAATTGACACTGGCTGGCCGCCTATCCGGTTGGGCAGCGGTCTTGCTCGCTGCCGGACTGTTCATTGCACAGCCTGACTCGGCGTATGCTGCGATCATCGACGTCAATCCAGGCAACGTCGGTGATTCAGTCATATCGCCTAGCTACGACGTGACGGATGAGCTGATCGATGCGATCGGTCAGCCCGTTGGCGGACAGTCCTTCGACGTGGACTTCATGTTCACGGACGACAAGACGCTTACCTCCGGTGGCCAGGCGGGATTCACGTGGTCTCTCGTGCTCACCTACAGCGACCTCGGGCCGGAGGTGCCGCCGGATGCGCTGGTCTCGCTGTTGGACGGAGATGGCAACAGCATCGCCAATGGCGTGGGCAACACGTTCTTGCCGGGAGGTAACGCTGTGACCTACTCCGGGGCGTTCAACTTCGGGCAATCCACCTTCAGCGGCGTCAGCTTTTCCTTCGTTGCCACGGACTTCGGCGGGGCGCCGCCGCTATTGGATGCGAGGTTCAGCGCCTCTGCGGACCTGCCGTTCGCGATCGGTCAGCGTCAGATAGGCGTGCCGGAGCCAAGCTCGGCAGCGCTGTTTGGCCTAGGCCTCATGGGGATTCTCGGGGGGGTCGCCTCGCGCAGGCGCGCCGTGCGCACGGCGCGGCCACGCTAA
- a CDS encoding alkaline phosphatase, with amino-acid sequence MRSILFSAAIVASSATAFNAVAQDAVPGNVIFFHPDGSALQQWNAARMYWYGADDNLNWDKLPWMAVYRGHMADRLTGTSNGGATTHAFGYKVIGPNSYGTDDGRDILSLSGYPGSISREAANNGHPTGLVNDGDIAGEPGTGAFFAETDTRGEPEFQSLQLLGGRPGFNGFDGNPQEDPDITDGEEDPVVILGGGERFFLPVGTPYCGTQAPTLDQPLLDCFVHFEAIGAAEDVRDGANAEDAIIDNGPTREDGRNLLQEAVEDGYVVIRTKQQYLALLDDLVARPRYAPKVLGVFAADDIFNDQPEERVRAAGLVRSELDGIPQDVEDFDDAQALAKIGDLVLWGTPEGTWGPAAHPSAFETPNSTQPPTVQELTRLAVLILDRRSRRDGKPFHLVVETESTDNMPNNTNAIGTLRALKRSDDTIGEYLTYLAGIGIYAPGRFQRFPTLMITAADSDGGGLQVLSLNRVEDVDANVGTVAANRTELPDEVELPNPLDGLGGREVFPPFQAEEDALSALRPLPDGEGDISDAIPSARLRFAISYPSSSDVAGGIISRAAGPNANLLQSEFSTRFDNTDVYRLQYATLFGVLLPDALGELAPSR; translated from the coding sequence ATGCGATCTATTCTCTTCAGCGCCGCCATCGTGGCGTCCTCGGCAACGGCCTTCAACGCCGTCGCTCAGGATGCGGTCCCCGGCAACGTCATCTTCTTCCACCCCGACGGGTCGGCGCTACAGCAGTGGAACGCTGCACGCATGTACTGGTACGGCGCGGACGACAACCTCAACTGGGACAAGCTGCCCTGGATGGCCGTCTATCGCGGCCACATGGCCGATCGTCTCACCGGCACATCGAACGGCGGCGCCACCACCCACGCCTTTGGCTACAAGGTGATCGGGCCGAACTCCTACGGCACCGACGACGGCCGCGACATTCTCTCCCTCTCGGGCTATCCCGGCTCGATCTCGCGCGAGGCGGCTAACAACGGACACCCGACCGGCCTGGTCAACGACGGCGATATCGCCGGCGAACCGGGCACCGGCGCCTTCTTCGCCGAAACCGACACGCGCGGTGAACCCGAATTCCAGTCCCTGCAGCTGCTGGGCGGCCGCCCGGGGTTCAACGGGTTCGACGGCAACCCACAGGAAGATCCGGACATCACCGACGGCGAAGAAGACCCGGTCGTCATCCTCGGCGGCGGGGAGCGCTTCTTCCTGCCGGTGGGTACTCCGTACTGTGGCACGCAGGCACCGACCCTCGACCAACCGCTGCTCGACTGCTTCGTCCACTTCGAGGCGATCGGCGCAGCGGAGGACGTGCGCGACGGCGCGAACGCCGAGGATGCGATCATCGACAACGGTCCGACCCGCGAAGACGGTCGAAACTTGCTACAGGAGGCAGTGGAGGATGGTTACGTGGTCATTCGCACCAAGCAGCAGTACCTCGCCCTGCTCGATGACCTCGTCGCCCGACCGCGCTACGCACCGAAGGTGCTCGGTGTGTTCGCGGCAGACGACATCTTCAACGACCAACCCGAAGAGCGCGTGCGCGCCGCAGGCCTCGTGCGCAGCGAGTTGGACGGCATCCCGCAGGACGTCGAGGACTTCGACGATGCGCAAGCGCTGGCCAAGATCGGCGACCTGGTGCTGTGGGGCACGCCCGAGGGCACCTGGGGCCCCGCCGCACACCCAAGCGCCTTCGAGACGCCGAACTCCACACAACCGCCGACGGTGCAGGAGCTCACGCGCCTGGCAGTGCTCATCTTGGATCGCCGCAGCCGCCGGGACGGCAAGCCGTTTCATCTAGTGGTAGAGACCGAGTCCACGGACAACATGCCCAACAATACCAACGCCATCGGCACCCTGCGTGCACTCAAGCGCAGCGACGACACAATCGGTGAGTACCTCACCTACCTCGCAGGCATCGGCATTTACGCACCCGGCCGGTTCCAGCGCTTCCCGACGCTGATGATCACCGCTGCCGACAGCGATGGCGGCGGCCTACAGGTGTTGTCGCTCAACCGCGTAGAGGACGTGGATGCGAACGTGGGAACGGTGGCCGCCAACCGCACGGAGCTGCCGGATGAGGTCGAGCTGCCGAATCCGCTCGATGGTCTTGGCGGACGTGAGGTCTTTCCCCCCTTCCAAGCCGAGGAGGACGCACTGTCAGCCCTACGCCCGCTGCCTGACGGTGAGGGTGATATCTCCGATGCGATTCCGTCGGCCAGGCTACGCTTTGCGATCAGCTACCCCTCGAGCTCGGACGTTGCCGGAGGAATCATCTCCCGCGCCGCCGGCCCAAACGCTAACTTGCTGCAGAGCGAGTTCTCCACCCGCTTTGACAACACTGATGTGTACCGCTTGCAGTACGCCACGCTATTCGGCGTCTTGCTACCGGACGCGCTAGGCGAGCTTGCGCCCTCGCGGTAG
- a CDS encoding kelch repeat-containing protein: MSHLLVSSLVVAACVMSVAPRSAARDMPPWQHSQGTLIAEGSSELAPGHRPAGTWEGVAQIPYRVQEVYPAAHKGQLWLAGGLSPDVPMAAQSISDQTWVYDPEQDRWAPGPALPEPRHHLYLVSTGDRLYAFGGFIAGGSRRWHASRDVLLLDEGAERWRKVASLLHPQSETVAAWLDGKVYLATGRRPTGERNTEWRDQGDISLMQVFDPDDHSVTIGPPAPTARNSAAGAVIGGRLYVVGGRVVDDGNRASNEVFNPTTGAWKTLSPMPTAQGGIAAAALGGRLYVFGGEYFDDGGGVHRESWVYDPAADRWAPIPPMPVARHGLGAVTLKGAIYVVAGATQVGGAGTSDRLSRFTPK; the protein is encoded by the coding sequence ATGAGTCACCTCCTTGTTTCCTCGCTAGTGGTTGCCGCCTGCGTCATGTCTGTCGCTCCGCGTAGCGCTGCGCGTGATATGCCGCCTTGGCAGCACTCGCAAGGCACGCTGATCGCAGAGGGATCGAGTGAGTTGGCCCCAGGGCATCGCCCAGCGGGCACCTGGGAGGGCGTTGCGCAGATTCCCTATCGCGTCCAGGAGGTGTACCCCGCCGCGCACAAGGGACAGCTCTGGCTCGCCGGCGGTCTGAGCCCAGATGTTCCGATGGCTGCGCAGAGCATTTCGGATCAGACGTGGGTGTACGACCCGGAGCAAGATCGGTGGGCGCCAGGCCCGGCGTTGCCGGAGCCACGCCATCATCTTTACCTCGTCTCGACCGGCGATCGCCTGTACGCCTTCGGCGGCTTCATCGCAGGGGGGAGCCGACGCTGGCATGCCAGCCGGGACGTGCTGCTGCTCGACGAGGGCGCCGAGCGGTGGCGTAAGGTGGCCAGTCTCCTGCACCCGCAGTCGGAGACCGTCGCCGCGTGGCTCGACGGCAAAGTCTACCTCGCGACCGGGCGTCGACCGACGGGTGAGCGAAACACCGAGTGGCGTGATCAGGGGGATATTTCGCTCATGCAGGTGTTCGACCCCGACGATCACTCCGTGACGATCGGCCCGCCCGCGCCCACGGCACGCAACAGCGCGGCCGGCGCCGTCATCGGCGGGCGCCTGTACGTTGTTGGTGGCCGGGTGGTCGACGACGGCAACCGCGCCAGCAACGAGGTGTTCAACCCGACCACCGGGGCCTGGAAGACCTTGTCGCCGATGCCGACGGCGCAGGGCGGCATCGCCGCGGCGGCATTGGGCGGACGCCTCTACGTGTTCGGTGGCGAGTATTTCGACGATGGGGGAGGCGTTCACCGTGAGTCGTGGGTGTACGATCCGGCCGCGGATCGCTGGGCGCCGATACCGCCGATGCCGGTTGCCCGCCACGGACTGGGCGCCGTCACGCTGAAGGGGGCGATCTACGTGGTGGCTGGTGCGACGCAAGTCGGTGGCGCTGGTACGAGTGATCGCCTCTCTCGCTTCACGCCTAAGTAA